The following proteins come from a genomic window of Winogradskyella sp. PC-19:
- the pdeM gene encoding ligase-associated DNA damage response endonuclease PdeM encodes MNIVVKHITIKQEELTLTNQRAIYWKNKNALILSDIHIGKTAHFRRHGIPMPDGILQKDLERLKALITHFEVNQLLIVGDLFHAETNSDMSTFKLWLRQFENLKLVLIKGNHDMQSNQLMDDLGIEVITTMNIGPFILIHESEDGNSDSFTLSGHTHPGVLIKGKGKQKLKLPCYQINSKQLILPAFSLFTGLNTKSKPEDATCFAFTDTSIFKF; translated from the coding sequence TTGAATATTGTAGTTAAACATATCACCATAAAACAAGAGGAATTAACCTTAACTAATCAACGTGCTATTTATTGGAAAAATAAGAATGCTTTGATTTTATCTGATATTCATATTGGTAAAACAGCACACTTTAGGCGTCATGGTATACCAATGCCAGATGGTATTCTTCAGAAAGATTTAGAGCGATTAAAAGCATTGATTACACATTTTGAAGTGAATCAGTTATTGATAGTTGGTGATTTATTTCATGCTGAAACGAATAGCGATATGTCTACTTTTAAATTGTGGTTGCGTCAGTTTGAAAATTTAAAATTGGTGCTAATCAAAGGAAATCACGATATGCAGTCTAATCAACTGATGGATGATTTAGGTATTGAAGTTATAACGACAATGAACATTGGACCATTTATTTTAATTCATGAATCTGAAGATGGTAACTCTGATTCTTTTACCCTTTCAGGACATACACATCCTGGTGTTCTCATTAAAGGTAAAGGGAAGCAAAAATTGAAATTACCTTGTTATCAAATCAACTCAAAACAGTTGATTTTACCTGCTTTTAGTTTGTTTACAGGCCTAAATACAAAGTCAAAACCTGAAGATGCTACCTGTTTTGCATTTACTGATACTTCTATTTTTAAGTTTTAG
- a CDS encoding ligase-associated DNA damage response DEXH box helicase, whose product MSQFRESDGLRIINNWMAEKGQAPFPFQMQTWQRYANGYSGMVIAPTGFGKTFSVFLAVVIDYLNHPEKYPKGLKLLWISPLRSLAKDLAKAMTEAVDDIGLDWSVQVRNGDTPTATRRKQERLMPDILLTTPETMHLLFSQKKNSRWFKHLKCVAIDEWHELLGNKRGVLTELAISQIRHYAPKLRIWGITATIGNLEEAKSVLLPYSDLKVTTITAKQKKKLDIISVLPDEIEVLPWAGHLGAKMVDKILPIIASNTTTLIFTNTRGQAELWYQVLLNAQPDLAGLLAIHHGSIDKKLRNWIEDNIASGYLKAVVCTSSLDLGVDFKPVDCVIQIGSVKGIARFMQRAGRSGHSPFERSKIYFVPTHSLELVEVSALKEAIKDKQMESRDPMVLTFDVLVQFMVTLAVGEGFDTDNLFQRVNQVHAFQYLTKDDWQWCLHFITKGGKTLHSYEEFHKVLQDEDGKYKVKSRRISMLHRMNIGAIVSEVNLKVKYFSGGYIGMIEEFFVSKLKPGESFILAGRVLELVQIKDMTVLVRRSKAKKAVSPSWLGGRLPLTSHLSHYLRLKLSDALEPGRLEKELRFLNPLVSRQDAHSHIPKADEFLVELIETRDGYHLFMYPFEGRLVHEVFSALMAYRISKLKPITFTIAMNDYGFELLSDQPIPISEENISALLSKENLMDDVIASINSSEMASRKFRDIAVIAGLVVQSQPGTRKNNKSLQSSSGLIFRVLEDYEPDNLLLRQAYTEVFNQQLEEARLQQAFERISKSRIIVKRAKSFTPLSFPLKVDSLRGTMSNENLDKRIQRIKEQAFKVD is encoded by the coding sequence TTGAGTCAATTTAGAGAGAGCGATGGCTTGCGCATTATTAACAATTGGATGGCTGAAAAAGGGCAAGCACCTTTTCCATTTCAGATGCAGACTTGGCAACGCTATGCCAATGGCTATTCAGGTATGGTGATTGCACCAACAGGTTTTGGTAAGACCTTTTCGGTATTTTTAGCTGTTGTTATAGATTATCTTAATCATCCTGAAAAGTATCCAAAAGGGTTAAAGTTATTATGGATAAGTCCGTTGCGCTCATTAGCAAAAGACTTGGCAAAAGCCATGACAGAAGCGGTTGATGATATTGGCTTAGATTGGTCAGTACAGGTTAGAAATGGTGATACACCAACGGCTACGCGTCGCAAGCAAGAACGATTAATGCCAGATATCTTGTTAACCACACCTGAAACCATGCACTTATTATTCTCGCAAAAAAAGAATTCAAGATGGTTTAAACATCTAAAATGTGTGGCTATTGATGAATGGCATGAATTGCTTGGAAATAAACGTGGTGTACTCACAGAGTTAGCGATTTCTCAAATAAGACATTATGCACCCAAGCTTCGTATTTGGGGAATTACGGCAACCATCGGCAACTTAGAAGAAGCCAAATCGGTGCTATTACCATACTCTGATTTAAAAGTAACTACAATAACGGCCAAACAAAAAAAGAAACTAGATATCATTTCGGTATTGCCAGACGAAATTGAAGTATTGCCTTGGGCTGGGCATTTAGGTGCAAAAATGGTGGATAAAATATTGCCCATAATCGCTTCCAACACAACCACTTTAATCTTTACAAATACCAGAGGACAGGCAGAGTTGTGGTATCAAGTACTTTTAAATGCACAACCTGATTTGGCAGGTCTTTTGGCTATACATCACGGTTCAATAGATAAAAAATTAAGGAATTGGATTGAAGACAATATCGCTTCAGGCTATCTTAAAGCTGTGGTTTGTACGTCTTCACTCGATTTGGGTGTAGATTTTAAACCTGTGGATTGTGTCATTCAAATTGGTTCGGTGAAAGGTATCGCACGTTTTATGCAACGTGCTGGCCGTAGTGGTCATTCACCTTTTGAGCGTTCTAAAATATACTTTGTGCCAACACATTCTTTGGAATTGGTTGAAGTATCTGCATTGAAGGAAGCTATTAAGGACAAACAAATGGAATCTAGAGACCCAATGGTGTTGACCTTTGATGTCTTAGTACAATTTATGGTGACATTGGCTGTTGGTGAAGGATTTGATACGGATAATTTATTTCAACGTGTTAATCAAGTGCATGCCTTTCAGTATCTGACCAAAGATGATTGGCAATGGTGTTTACATTTTATTACTAAAGGTGGGAAGACATTGCATTCGTACGAAGAATTTCATAAAGTTCTCCAAGATGAAGATGGTAAATACAAAGTAAAAAGTCGTCGCATTAGTATGTTACATCGTATGAACATTGGTGCAATTGTGAGTGAAGTGAACCTGAAAGTAAAATACTTCTCAGGTGGTTATATTGGGATGATTGAAGAGTTCTTTGTTTCAAAATTGAAACCCGGTGAGAGTTTTATTTTAGCAGGTCGCGTATTAGAATTAGTTCAAATTAAGGATATGACTGTATTAGTAAGACGCAGTAAAGCGAAGAAAGCGGTCTCACCAAGTTGGCTAGGTGGACGATTACCGCTGACTTCTCATTTAAGTCATTATTTGAGATTAAAATTATCGGATGCCTTAGAGCCAGGACGTTTAGAAAAAGAATTGCGTTTTTTGAATCCTTTGGTAAGCAGGCAAGATGCACATTCTCATATTCCAAAAGCGGATGAGTTTTTGGTTGAATTGATAGAGACTAGAGATGGCTATCATTTATTTATGTATCCATTTGAAGGCCGATTGGTACATGAGGTTTTTTCTGCATTAATGGCGTATCGTATCAGTAAACTAAAGCCTATCACATTTACAATTGCCATGAATGATTATGGTTTTGAATTATTGAGTGACCAACCGATACCAATTTCAGAAGAAAATATTAGCGCCTTATTGAGTAAAGAAAATCTTATGGATGATGTTATTGCCAGTATTAATTCTTCAGAAATGGCATCGCGTAAGTTTAGAGATATTGCAGTAATCGCAGGTTTGGTGGTACAATCTCAACCAGGAACTCGAAAGAATAACAAAAGCTTACAATCCTCATCAGGACTTATTTTTAGGGTTCTTGAAGATTATGAACCTGATAATTTATTATTGCGTCAAGCATATACAGAAGTTTTTAATCAACAACTAGAAGAAGCACGCTTGCAACAAGCTTTTGAGCGTATCTCAAAAAGTAGAATTATAGTAAAGCGTGCTAAATCGTTTACACCTTTGAGTTTTCCGCTTAAAGTAGATAGCTTACGCGGTACAATGAGTAATGAGAATTTAGATAAAAGGATTCAACGTATTAAAGAACAAGCGTTTAAAGTTGATTAA
- a CDS encoding ATP-dependent DNA ligase, whose product MKLFSELISTIEITNKTNAKIYALVNYFKIAPDKDKLWLIGLFTGKRPSRPVKTTLMKEWCMELTNIPEWLFLESYSTVGDLGETLALLLPESSHHLDLSLNEWMTELKALKPKSDDAKKAFVLEAWSGLNQQERLIFNKLIGGSFRIGVSKKTLVNALAKLTNIDANQLMHSIIGNWDIDSISFEELIHGKHINYDNSKPYPFCLAYALEKDLPELGEPNDWIVEQKWDGIRGQIVKRNNEIYIWSRGEELVTKQFPELVEALSNFKDDFVIDGEILAMKDNDVLLFNDLQKRLNRKNVTKKLLEDVPVGFKAYDILEYNGDDIREQPFEKRRMQLESIFNSVALPNNIELSFLVNFNQWEELHEIRNNSRAINSEGLMLKQKKSPYHTGRKKGDWWKWKVDPLTIDAVMIYAQKGSGRRSSKYTDYTFAVKKDDALVTVAKAYSGLTDKEITEISQWVNKNAIEKFGPVRTVKPELVFEIAFEGIALSNRHKSGVALRFPRIARWRKDKPVDEIDTIETVKQLITAS is encoded by the coding sequence ATGAAGTTATTTTCAGAATTAATTAGCACAATAGAAATCACCAATAAGACCAACGCTAAGATATATGCGTTAGTCAATTATTTTAAAATCGCACCAGATAAGGATAAACTTTGGCTTATTGGCTTGTTTACAGGGAAACGACCATCACGTCCTGTAAAAACAACGTTAATGAAAGAATGGTGTATGGAATTGACAAACATACCTGAATGGTTGTTTTTAGAGAGTTACAGTACCGTAGGTGATTTAGGGGAAACCTTAGCCTTATTATTACCAGAATCGTCTCATCATTTAGATTTAAGTTTGAATGAATGGATGACTGAACTCAAGGCCTTGAAACCAAAATCTGATGACGCTAAGAAAGCATTTGTTTTAGAGGCTTGGTCTGGTTTAAATCAACAAGAACGTCTTATTTTTAATAAACTTATTGGTGGTAGTTTTAGAATTGGTGTTTCGAAAAAGACTTTAGTTAATGCTTTAGCGAAACTCACAAATATTGACGCCAACCAATTGATGCATAGTATAATCGGTAATTGGGACATTGATAGCATTTCTTTTGAAGAATTGATTCATGGTAAACACATAAATTACGATAATTCCAAGCCTTATCCATTCTGTTTGGCTTATGCTTTAGAAAAAGACTTGCCAGAATTGGGTGAGCCAAACGATTGGATTGTTGAGCAAAAATGGGATGGTATTCGTGGGCAAATTGTGAAACGAAATAATGAAATATATATTTGGTCTCGTGGTGAAGAGTTGGTGACAAAGCAATTTCCAGAGTTAGTTGAAGCATTATCTAATTTCAAAGATGATTTTGTCATTGATGGTGAAATACTGGCTATGAAAGACAATGACGTATTATTATTCAATGATTTGCAAAAACGTTTGAATCGTAAAAATGTGACTAAAAAGTTGTTGGAAGACGTTCCTGTGGGTTTCAAAGCTTATGATATTTTAGAATATAATGGTGATGATATTAGAGAGCAACCGTTTGAAAAGCGTAGAATGCAATTAGAATCTATTTTTAATTCGGTAGCATTACCAAATAATATTGAGCTTTCATTTTTAGTTAACTTTAATCAATGGGAAGAACTTCATGAAATTCGAAACAATTCTAGAGCGATAAACAGCGAAGGATTAATGCTAAAGCAAAAGAAGTCACCATATCATACTGGTCGAAAAAAAGGCGATTGGTGGAAATGGAAAGTAGACCCTTTAACTATTGATGCCGTTATGATTTATGCTCAAAAGGGTAGTGGTCGCCGTAGTTCTAAATATACAGATTATACTTTTGCTGTAAAAAAAGACGATGCTTTGGTGACTGTTGCAAAGGCTTACTCTGGATTAACAGATAAAGAAATTACAGAAATATCGCAATGGGTAAATAAAAACGCTATTGAAAAATTTGGACCAGTTAGAACCGTAAAACCAGAATTAGTTTTTGAAATTGCCTTTGAAGGTATTGCGCTTAGTAATCGTCATAAATCTGGTGTAGCCTTACGTTTTCCAAGAATTGCGAGATGGCGAAAAGACAAGCCAGTTGATGAAATAGATACTATAGAAACAGTTAAACAATTAATCACAGCATCTTGA
- a CDS encoding ligase-associated DNA damage response exonuclease encodes MNIQNQLIKFTKKGIYCPQGKFYLDPWYPVDYAIISHGHADHARWGMKRYLCTDDSKAILQHRLGADISIESLPYDKSLTINGVKVSFYPAGHVIGSAQIRLEYKGYIVVFSGDYKTQPDFISKPFEPIKCNTFITESTFGLPIYNWKPEEDIQTKLQNWVRTNQANNRTSVFFGYSLGKAQRLMSLLDGCDEIYVHRAIHNLNEAISGSGLKLPETKLWSADLDKKTLQNKIIIAPPALLGSRMLKRVPNAATAICSGWMQIRGNRRWQAVDAGFVVSDHADWNGLITAVKSTEAEQVYVTHGSQAVFSKYLNEIGIKADELKTEYGDEALAKAEAASENIETE; translated from the coding sequence ATGAATATTCAAAACCAACTCATTAAATTCACTAAAAAAGGCATCTATTGTCCTCAAGGTAAATTTTACTTAGACCCATGGTATCCTGTCGATTATGCTATTATTTCTCATGGGCATGCCGACCATGCACGTTGGGGAATGAAACGGTATTTATGCACTGATGATTCCAAAGCTATTCTGCAACACCGTTTAGGTGCAGACATTTCAATTGAAAGTTTGCCTTACGATAAGTCTTTAACTATAAATGGTGTAAAGGTCAGTTTTTATCCTGCAGGTCATGTTATAGGTTCTGCTCAAATTAGGTTGGAATACAAAGGCTACATCGTTGTTTTTTCTGGAGACTACAAGACACAACCCGATTTTATTAGCAAACCTTTTGAACCTATAAAATGTAACACCTTTATAACTGAGAGTACTTTTGGTTTGCCAATATATAATTGGAAACCTGAAGAAGACATCCAAACGAAACTTCAGAACTGGGTAAGAACCAATCAAGCAAATAATAGAACTTCTGTTTTCTTTGGTTATTCATTGGGTAAGGCTCAACGTTTAATGTCTTTATTAGATGGCTGTGATGAGATTTATGTGCATCGTGCTATTCATAATTTGAATGAAGCCATTTCAGGTTCTGGCTTAAAATTGCCAGAAACCAAATTATGGTCTGCAGACTTAGACAAGAAAACTCTTCAGAATAAAATAATTATTGCACCACCAGCTTTATTGGGTTCGCGTATGCTAAAGCGTGTACCGAATGCAGCTACAGCGATTTGTTCTGGTTGGATGCAAATACGTGGTAATAGGCGTTGGCAAGCAGTCGATGCTGGTTTTGTAGTCAGCGACCATGCCGATTGGAATGGCTTAATTACGGCAGTAAAATCAACAGAAGCAGAACAGGTTTACGTTACCCATGGTTCACAAGCTGTGTTTTCAAAATACCTTAATGAAATAGGGATTAAAGCAGATGAATTAAAAACAGAATATGGAGACGAAGCTTTAGCGAAAGCAGAAGCAGCATCTGAAAATATTGAAACAGAATGA
- a CDS encoding rhomboid family intramembrane serine protease has translation MLNLSLVTIAIIAANVIISLKGFDDRSFFERYKFNVGSIKRGEQIRMFSSGFLHADTTHLFMNMFTLYFFADVVVNGLGNVNFIVIYLASLIFGNLLSLYFHKDEYWYSAIGASGAVTGILYSAILLDQDMSLFMFFVPIPIPGYIFGIGYLLYSIYGMKNRIGNIGHDAHFGGAIGGYLITLVLKPSLLETNLGYVGLLAVPIIILFIMHKTGKLS, from the coding sequence ATGCTCAATTTAAGTTTAGTAACTATTGCAATAATAGCAGCCAACGTAATTATTTCTTTGAAGGGTTTTGATGACCGCTCTTTTTTTGAACGCTATAAATTTAATGTTGGTAGTATTAAACGTGGAGAACAGATAAGGATGTTTAGCTCTGGATTTTTGCATGCAGATACAACGCATTTATTTATGAATATGTTTACGCTATATTTCTTTGCAGATGTTGTTGTCAACGGATTAGGTAATGTGAATTTCATAGTAATTTACTTAGCAAGTTTAATTTTTGGGAATTTGTTATCACTATATTTTCATAAAGATGAATACTGGTACAGCGCAATAGGAGCAAGTGGAGCAGTCACGGGAATTTTATATTCAGCGATTCTATTAGATCAAGATATGAGTCTATTTATGTTTTTTGTTCCGATTCCGATTCCTGGTTACATTTTTGGAATTGGTTATTTGTTATATTCAATTTATGGAATGAAAAATCGTATCGGTAATATTGGTCATGATGCACATTTTGGTGGTGCAATTGGAGGTTATTTAATAACCTTGGTATTAAAGCCGTCGCTTTTAGAAACTAATTTAGGTTATGTAGGATTATTAGCTGTACCAATTATTATACTGTTTATAATGCATAAAACAGGAAAACTCTCTTGA
- a CDS encoding lysophospholipid acyltransferase family protein, with protein sequence MQLLAYILIYPVLWLISILPFRLLYGLSDVFWFFIFRIFKYRKKVVKSNLRLVFPEKSKEEIEDICSKFYHHLCDMILEAIKSMTISEASMMKRYKFTNIDLIHDLEAKKKSIMLMCAHYGSWEWIFILQPQINHKGYAVYKKLANPYFDKLAKRIRAKFDSYLITTKETFAVLSESQKKGELTINGFASDQSAKHDKALHWNEFMGIKVPMHTGAETIAKQFDMAVVFFSVKRIKRGYYETTFQTITETPNEYKDFEITDIFFKLVEKQIHEAPQYYLWTHKRWKHRNRVPDKFK encoded by the coding sequence ATGCAACTACTAGCTTACATTCTTATATATCCTGTTTTGTGGTTAATATCCATATTACCATTTAGATTATTATATGGGCTATCTGATGTATTTTGGTTTTTTATTTTTAGAATTTTTAAATATCGAAAAAAGGTAGTAAAGTCAAATCTAAGACTTGTCTTCCCTGAAAAATCTAAAGAAGAAATTGAAGATATTTGCTCTAAATTTTATCACCATTTATGTGATATGATTCTTGAAGCTATAAAATCTATGACCATTTCTGAAGCTTCAATGATGAAAAGGTATAAGTTTACAAATATTGATTTGATTCATGATTTAGAAGCCAAGAAGAAAAGCATTATGCTTATGTGTGCGCACTATGGTAGTTGGGAATGGATATTTATTCTTCAACCTCAAATTAATCATAAAGGCTATGCGGTTTATAAGAAATTAGCAAACCCATATTTTGATAAACTTGCAAAACGTATTAGAGCTAAGTTTGACTCTTACCTAATTACAACAAAGGAGACTTTTGCTGTTTTAAGTGAATCTCAAAAAAAAGGAGAATTGACGATAAATGGTTTTGCTTCTGACCAATCAGCAAAACATGATAAGGCTTTGCATTGGAATGAATTTATGGGTATCAAAGTACCAATGCATACTGGTGCAGAAACGATAGCCAAACAATTTGATATGGCCGTAGTATTTTTTAGTGTAAAGAGAATAAAACGAGGTTATTACGAAACAACATTTCAAACAATCACAGAAACTCCGAATGAATATAAGGATTTTGAGATAACTGATATTTTCTTCAAACTTGTAGAAAAACAGATACATGAGGCGCCACAATATTATTTATGGACTCACAAACGATGGAAACACAGAAATCGAGTTCCTGATAAGTTCAAATAG
- a CDS encoding aminotransferase class V-fold PLP-dependent enzyme — translation MISTPISHPKTELEAYFNKFREHIVGHDQTFVSPYGEQKIIYTDWTASGRLYRPIEEKLLNDFGPFVANTHTETSVTGTAMTKAYHKAKQIIKDHVNCNEDDVLIVSGNGMTGVVNKFQRILGLKVPENLKEFTNIPDKMRPVVFVSHMEHHSNHTSWLETMAKVEVIPPDKNGLFSLKNLEILLEKYKDCTIKIASVIAGSNVTGIQTPYHDIAKLMHHNGGVCFVDFACLGPYVDIDMHPEDEDEQLDAIFFSPHKFLGGPGTSGVLVFNKKLYKNMIPDCPGGGTVSWTNPWGEHKYIDNIEEREDGGTPGFLQTIKTALSIKLKEQMGVDNILKREHQLVDIIFNRLDAIDNINILAGQHKDRLGVISFYIDDLHFNLGVKILNDKFGIQTRGGCSCAGTYGHFLLHVDQKTSKELTDEITIGDLVRKPGWIRMSIHPTTTNKEIEFVCDSIIQLAKNHKEWAMDYEYSSCNNEFVHKSNIDNPCNATSVDSWFNLD, via the coding sequence ATGATTTCAACTCCGATTTCTCACCCCAAAACAGAATTAGAAGCGTACTTCAATAAATTCCGTGAGCATATTGTTGGTCATGACCAAACATTTGTTTCCCCATATGGAGAGCAAAAAATAATATATACAGATTGGACAGCTTCTGGTCGCTTATACCGACCAATAGAAGAGAAGCTACTTAATGATTTTGGGCCATTTGTAGCCAATACACATACAGAAACTTCGGTTACAGGTACAGCAATGACTAAGGCGTATCACAAAGCAAAACAAATCATAAAAGACCACGTTAACTGCAATGAGGATGATGTACTAATTGTTTCAGGTAACGGAATGACAGGTGTTGTCAATAAATTTCAACGCATCTTAGGACTAAAGGTTCCTGAAAATTTAAAAGAATTTACAAATATACCTGACAAGATGCGTCCTGTGGTTTTTGTTTCGCATATGGAGCATCATTCTAATCATACATCTTGGTTAGAAACTATGGCTAAAGTTGAGGTCATTCCTCCTGATAAAAATGGTTTGTTTAGTCTAAAAAATCTAGAAATTCTACTAGAAAAGTATAAGGATTGTACGATTAAAATAGCTTCAGTTATTGCAGGCTCTAACGTAACAGGAATTCAAACGCCCTATCATGATATTGCAAAGTTAATGCATCATAATGGAGGTGTTTGCTTTGTAGATTTTGCATGTTTGGGACCTTATGTAGATATTGATATGCATCCAGAAGATGAAGATGAGCAACTCGATGCTATTTTCTTTTCGCCTCATAAATTTCTTGGAGGTCCAGGCACTTCAGGAGTGCTAGTTTTCAATAAAAAATTATATAAAAATATGATTCCTGATTGTCCAGGTGGTGGAACCGTTAGTTGGACAAATCCTTGGGGTGAACACAAATACATAGATAATATTGAAGAGCGAGAAGATGGTGGTACACCTGGGTTCCTTCAAACTATAAAAACAGCACTTTCTATAAAGTTGAAAGAGCAAATGGGTGTTGATAATATTTTGAAGAGAGAGCATCAATTAGTTGATATTATTTTTAATAGACTTGATGCCATTGATAATATTAATATTCTTGCAGGCCAACACAAGGATAGACTTGGCGTAATATCGTTTTATATAGACGATTTACATTTTAATTTAGGTGTAAAAATATTGAATGATAAATTCGGAATTCAAACAAGAGGAGGTTGCAGTTGTGCAGGAACTTATGGTCATTTTTTATTACACGTAGATCAAAAAACATCAAAAGAATTAACCGACGAAATTACCATTGGAGATTTGGTTCGAAAACCAGGTTGGATACGTATGTCTATTCATCCAACAACAACCAATAAAGAGATTGAATTTGTTTGTGATAGTATTATACAACTAGCAAAGAATCACAAAGAATGGGCTATGGATTATGAGTATTCAAGTTGTAATAACGAATTTGTTCATAAATCTAATATAGATAATCCTTGTAACGCTACCTCAGTAGATAGTTGGTTTAATCTAGATTAA
- the glmM gene encoding phosphoglucosamine mutase: MTLIKSISGIRGTIGGKVEENLTPIDAVKFAAAYGTWLKQQRSKDNYRVVVGRDARISGEMIQSLVMNTLVGMGINVIDLGLSTTPTVEIAVPLEHADGGIILTASHNPKQWNALKLLNAKGEFLNGVEGKKILDIAESSNMTFAEVDDLGKITKNDAYIDIHIDEVLGLPLVNTAAIEAANFKVVVDGVNSTGGIAIPLLLERLGVEAVKLYCDPTGHFPHNPEPLKEHLGDLAKAVVDNHADFGIVVDPDVDRLAFMDETGEMFGEEYTLVACADYVLSKTPGNTVSNMSSTRALSDVTKKHGGTYEASAVGEVNVVDLMKSNNAIIGGEGNGGIIYPASHYGRDALVGVALFLSLLAEKKMNVSELRASYPNYFMSKKKIQLTPGLDVDGILKTMEANYSHEKLTTIDGVKIDFANSWVHLRKSNTEPIIRIYTEAPSQEDADTLADKIITEIKAVANI; encoded by the coding sequence ATGACATTAATAAAATCTATATCAGGAATTCGAGGCACAATTGGTGGAAAAGTTGAAGAAAATTTAACACCTATAGATGCAGTCAAATTTGCAGCTGCTTATGGCACTTGGTTAAAACAACAACGTTCTAAAGATAATTATCGTGTGGTTGTTGGTAGAGATGCAAGAATTTCGGGTGAAATGATACAGAGCTTAGTGATGAATACTTTAGTTGGTATGGGAATTAATGTTATTGATTTAGGACTTTCTACAACACCAACTGTAGAGATTGCTGTCCCATTAGAACATGCAGATGGCGGTATCATTTTGACAGCTAGTCATAATCCAAAGCAATGGAATGCCTTGAAACTATTAAATGCAAAAGGAGAATTTTTAAATGGCGTAGAAGGAAAGAAGATTTTAGACATTGCAGAATCATCTAATATGACGTTCGCTGAGGTAGATGATTTAGGAAAGATAACTAAAAATGATGCTTACATAGATATACATATTGATGAGGTTTTAGGTTTGCCATTAGTAAATACAGCAGCAATTGAAGCTGCTAATTTCAAAGTAGTCGTTGATGGTGTTAATTCTACAGGAGGAATAGCTATTCCTTTACTTTTGGAGCGTTTAGGTGTTGAGGCTGTGAAGTTATATTGTGACCCGACAGGGCATTTTCCTCATAATCCTGAGCCACTAAAAGAACATTTAGGAGATTTGGCAAAAGCTGTAGTTGATAATCATGCAGATTTTGGTATCGTTGTTGACCCAGATGTTGATCGTTTGGCATTTATGGATGAAACTGGAGAGATGTTTGGTGAAGAATATACATTAGTTGCTTGTGCCGACTATGTTTTAAGTAAAACCCCTGGAAATACTGTTAGTAACATGAGTTCTACAAGAGCGTTAAGTGATGTTACAAAAAAACATGGTGGTACTTACGAAGCAAGTGCAGTAGGTGAAGTCAATGTGGTAGATTTAATGAAGAGCAATAATGCTATTATTGGTGGTGAAGGTAATGGCGGAATTATATATCCTGCATCGCATTATGGTCGTGATGCTTTGGTTGGTGTAGCTTTGTTTTTGAGTCTTTTAGCTGAAAAGAAAATGAATGTAAGCGAATTAAGAGCCAGTTACCCAAATTACTTTATGAGTAAAAAGAAAATACAATTAACTCCAGGTTTGGATGTTGATGGAATTTTAAAAACCATGGAAGCTAATTATAGTCATGAAAAGTTGACTACGATTGATGGCGTGAAAATTGATTTTGCAAACAGTTGGGTACACCTTAGAAAAAGCAATACAGAACCAATTATCAGAATTTACACAGAAGCTCCTTCGCAAGAAGATGCCGATACTTTGGCCGATAAAATTATTACTGAGATTAAAGCAGTAGCGAATATTTAA
- a CDS encoding ACP phosphodiesterase, which yields MNFLAHIYLSGDDELLTIGNFAADGIRGKRYKSYPEAMQRGIILHRFIDTYTDSHPIFRQSTKRLHKAYGHYSGVIVDIYYDHFLAKNWNSYCDKPLAEYIQNFHKSLNNNVEILPERFKRLTPHMIEDNWLLSYATIEGIQKVLDGMNKRTNGRSKMNEATKELKNYYEEFENDFTLFFKDLIKVSNEKRKTLLNNNL from the coding sequence ATGAATTTTTTAGCTCATATTTACCTTTCTGGAGATGATGAATTGTTAACCATTGGTAACTTTGCTGCTGATGGTATTCGAGGTAAGCGCTATAAAAGCTATCCCGAAGCAATGCAAAGAGGTATTATTTTACACCGTTTTATTGATACGTATACAGATTCTCATCCAATATTTAGACAAAGCACAAAACGTTTACACAAAGCTTATGGTCATTACAGTGGTGTTATTGTAGATATATATTATGACCACTTTCTAGCCAAAAATTGGAACTCTTACTGTGATAAACCTTTAGCCGAATACATCCAGAATTTTCATAAAAGTTTAAATAACAATGTTGAAATATTACCAGAACGTTTTAAAAGACTGACGCCACATATGATTGAAGACAATTGGCTATTAAGCTATGCTACAATTGAAGGCATACAGAAAGTATTAGATGGAATGAATAAACGTACAAATGGACGTTCTAAAATGAATGAAGCTACAAAAGAATTAAAAAACTATTATGAAGAATTCGAAAATGATTTTACATTATTTTTCAAAGATTTAATTAAAGTTTCAAATGAAAAACGAAAAACCCTACTAAACAATAATTTATGA